In Mucinivorans hirudinis, the DNA window CGATGCCCATCTATTCTTCGGACTACTATCATACTGGATTGTAAACACAGTTCGACACAAACTAAAGTTACAAGGCATAACTCATTACTGGACTGAATTAAAGCGCATTCTATCCACCCAAAAGGCTATTACCACCAAAGCAGAAAACGCACTCGGAGAACAAATAGAACTACGCATCTGTTCGGACCCCACAGATGCCGCCTCGGAACTATATCGAATCCTCGGATACAACCCCATACCATTTAGACGACACACAATCAAAACTGCACCACCACCTCCGAATTGAAAAATCTGTAGTACCCACGCAGAAAGCCAAAAACAGATAAGGCTTAAAGAACAGAGGATTTGCATACATATTACGTTGAAGTTGGGTTAAAGAATATCATTACTGACCGACAAAAAAGTTGAGAAAAAAAGAGAGGGGTAATCCCCTTTGAAGAGAATTACCCCGATAGTTGTAATTTTGTAAGTGCAAACAATACAAGATTCAACTATGGGCAAAGATAGTTATAAAAATTTAGTCGGTCAGCCGATTTTCAAACAGGTTGTAGATTTTCTGCCAAGAGCGAAGTTTGACCTGTTAGTTCACCGCCACAAATCGGATAGGTACTACAAACGATTTCGCTCGTGGGAGCAGTTGATAACTTTGCTCTTTGGGGTCTTTAGCAGGTGTGATTCTGTGGGCGAGATTGCAGCAGCAATGCAGGGCTTGCAAGGCAAGTTGAGCTATTTGGGGCTAGATAAATCGCCCGCCAAAAGCACCATAGGCGATGCTTTGCGAGATAGAGATGAGGTTTTGTTCAGGGATTACTACTTTGAGTTATTGAGCCACTACTCGCCACTTTTGTCGGTCAGCCGAATTAAGGGGGTGGATTTTGAGAAGTTTTACATCTTCGATTCTACTGTTATGTTAATTTTGAATTGACGGATATAATTTTTTGAGTTTTATTCTTGCATCTTCATTTGTAAATTGCCAGTTAATTTTCAAGTTTGCGTTATTTCGATGGTTTTGCCACGCTTCTACCTCAGCGATAACTTTTTCTTTGGTAGGAATATGCCTATTCAAACACTGACCATTGAGCACGTGTAACTCTATCTCTGCCATATTCAACCAACTGCCGTGCTTGGGAGTTAAAATAAACTCAAATCTATCCCATAACTCCTTTGCCTGCTCAGGTGGAAAAATCTCATAAAAAGCAGAACCATCGTGAGTTTTGAAGTTATCCATAACCAATTTTATCTTCTTGGCAGTGGGATATTCATCAGATATTTTCTTGATGAATTTTGCCCAATCTGCTTTTGTCTTAAAATCCGTAACATCCACTATTCTCCTACCTGTAAGGGGTTCATTGGCAATGAATATATTTACCGTTCCGTGCCTAATGTATTCATAATCTACTCTTGCATCCTGCCCCGGTTTCATTGGAATTGATGCAACTTCTTCAATTAGCTGCTTTGGCGACTCGTCCATACAAACAACCGGATACTCTTCATTATAGGGCTGCTTATAAACATCCAACACTCGCTCCATATTAGCCACAAAATTAGCACTCTGCTCAGGCGGAATCACCCACCCCTTTACTTTCCAAGGCTTAAGTTCGTTTTTTTTAATACATTAGACACACTAACGTGTGAAATGTAATCAACATACTGCAATTCAACAACTTTATTAGAAAGCATTCGCAAAGACCATTTGGAAAATCCTGCTGGCGGTTCGCTACAACACAATGCTACTATCTTGGCTTCTAAATCACCATCTACTTTTTTCTGATAGAGCTGACCCGAAGGGCGACGTTCGAGTACCTCCTCAAAGCCTTCTTCGACAAATCGTTTCTTAACTCTGTCGATTGTCCTTGCTCCAATCTTCAAAACCTTACAAATACTCTCATTGGTAATCCCTTTATTGTCAGAAAATTCTCCCTTGTCGCAACTCAATAAAATATGAGCAACACGAAAAGAATGAGCACTATGGCTTCCCTTTTTTATTATTGTCTGAAGCTCGGCAACCTCCGCTGCCGATAATTTGATAGTGTAACGAATCATTGTAGGCTATATTTATCACAAAGATAAAAATAATTTACGCCATATCAAAATTAACATAACACTACCACTATTCGCCTATTTTCGGACATAATGAAGGGGGTAGGTCGTAACCCCAAAGGAGATGGTAAGAAGAAGGGTGGATTGAAGGTGCATATGATGATAGACGCTCACGCCGATTGTGCCAAGCACGTCAATATAAGCGAGGCAAAAATGCACGATAAGAAATTTCTGAGCAAGCTCAACCTCACAGCAGGGAGTATGATTTGTTTCGACAAGGCGTACAACGACTATGGGCAATATGCCCGCTGGACAGAAGAGGGAGTTTGGTTTGTCGGACGGTTGAAACGCAATGCTGTTTACGAGGTACAGGAGGTTATTTCAGAGAAAGTGCTGAACGACAAAGAGTTTGGAGTAATATCAGAGGAGCACATTCATCTGAATTATAAGGATAATAAGGAGCAGAAGAAGGTTTGTTTAAGGAAAGTTGTTTATCGTGATGAAAAGGGTCGGATATTGGTTTTTATCACCAATAACTTTCAAATCAGTGCAGAGGATGTGGCTTTTATCTACAAGTGCCGCTGGCAAATAGAGCTGTTGTTTAAGAAGTTGAAGCAGAATTTTCAACTACACTTTTTCTACTCTGAGACCGAGAATGGAATTAAGACGCAGATATGGATAACGCTCATTGCTCATCTACTTTTGACGGTGTTGAAAGTCAAAACGCAGACTGACAAAGCATTTTCGACTGTTGCGGTGTTGGTGAGGATACATTTGACGAGTTATCTGGATATTTTTTGGATGATTCAGAACTGCAAACGCACTTATCACAAGCGAAAAGGGGCTAATTTTTGCTCATCGAGCCGAGCCCCAACGATACAAATGGCACTATTTTGAGGGGGGTAGGTATTTTGAAATGACTATTTATGCGGAAATACTGCTGATTACTAAACGATTGCAGAAATAATTAACAAAAATCCGATTTTAGTCGGTTAATAATGAAAATATTTCTCAAAATGTCCGGAGTACGCATAAAAAATTTACAGTCGGCAAAGCCTCTTATCGAGCAGCAATTCAATGAGATGGAGTTCGTTATTGACTTGCCGCAGCCTGATGCTACGCTGAAGATGTCGGGGGCGGAGTTGAAGGAGGCGGTGGGCATTAAAAAACATATTCACCCGCTTGAGGAAGTGGACGGTCTGCCGGGGGAATTGGAGAAGAAGTTCGACAAGGCTGGAGGAACGATTACGGGCGATTTGCGTGTGCTGGGTGATGGGCGAATGAAGAACCTGCGGGTCGATGAGTACCTCGAAGTGCCTGAGCTTAAGTACAACCGAATTACTGCCACAGGCAATGAGTTTTGGGTGACCGATGCAGGTGTGGTGGACGATGCTTGGGAGGACGATGACGATATGTATGTCGTGGAGCTGAAATCGAAAGAGGGTGAGATAACTATCAATTTTCAGTATAAGGATAT includes these proteins:
- a CDS encoding Mobile element protein; translation: MIPPEQSANFVANMERVLDVYKQPYNEEYPVVCMDESPKQLIEEVASIPMKPGQDARVDYEYIRHGTVNIFIANEPLTGRRIVDVTDFKTKADWAKFIKKISDEYPTAKKIKLVMDNFKTHDGSAFYEIFPPEQAKELWDRFEFILTPKHGSWLNMAEIELHVLNGQCLNRHIPTKEKVIAEVEAWQNHRNNANLKINWQFTNEDARIKLKKLYPSIQN
- a CDS encoding Mobile element protein, whose protein sequence is MIRYTIKLSAAEVAELQTIIKKGSHSAHSFRVAHILLSCDKGEFSDNKGITNESICKVLKIGARTIDRVKKRFVEEGFEEVLERRPSGQLYQKKVDGDLEAKIVALCCSEPPAGFSKWSLRMLSNKVVELQYVDYISHVSVSNVLKKTNLSLGK